A region of the Syntrophales bacterium genome:
AGATTTCTCTGGTTAGTCACGCTTTTCCTCTTTTTCCCCATCTTCCTAAGCGGTTGCGCCATCGTCAATATACCTCTTTTCCCCTCGGCACAGGCACTTCAGGAACGTGTTGTGGAGGGAGAAGGAAGCAACAAAATCCTTCTCATGGATATCTCCGGCTTCATTTCCGAGAAAGAACGCGATACCTCAGTTGGATTCCGTGAAGGAATATCTATCGTCTCTGAGGTTAAAGAGGCATTAAAAAAAGCAGAATCAGATGATGCGATTCGTGGTCTTATTCTCCGAATCAATTCTCCCGGTGGCACTGTCACCGCCAGTGATATCATTCATCATGAGTTGAAGTTGTTTAAGGAGAAAACCGGCGCTAAAATAACGGCCTGTTTAATGGATGTTGGTGCATCGGGGGGATATTATGTGGCTACTGCCGCAGACGAAATAATTGCCCATCCTACAACGATTACCGGAAGTATCGGTGTCATTGCATTAAAGTTCAATGTGGCAGGTCTTCTATCGCGCATAGGTATTGAAGAAGAGACCGTCAAATCCGGCGACAAAAAAGACATCTGGTCACCATTCAGACCAAGCACGCCGGAAGAACAAAAGATTATGCAGACAATTATTGACAGCCTCCACGAAAGGTTTATAGGTATCGTTACGGATGGACGAAAACCCCTGACAAGAAAAGATGTCGAAAAGCTGGCAGATGGCCGTATATACACCGCAGATCAGGCATTGGAAGCAAAACTGATCGATCAGGTTGGTTACCTGGATGATGCAATAAAGCGGATAAAACAATTGTCAGGCATTGACAAAGCTTCCGTAATTACCTATTACAGGCCTGGAACATATAAGGGAAGCATCTATTCTGCGCTTCCAAAAGCTCCCTCTAACATAATCAATCTAATTGCCATCAATGGAAAAGGCCTGACAACTCCACCGGGAGTCCACTTTATGTATCTCTGGGTGCCGTGACCGGGAGCACACCCCGGATTACGAGCAATATGATATTGGCAGCGGGCAGAAAAAAGGTGAAAGGGATATTTATGCTCCGGACTACGAACAGGGGGATGCTCCCGAAGGTCAGGTTGAAACCAGATAACTTTAAATGCACTCGTAAAAAGTCAGTTTTTGTCACCCTGAATAATACCACAAATGTCACCCTGAACAATACCACAAATGTCACCCTGAACTTGTTTCAGGGTCTCCTGAGATTCTGAAATAAATTCAGAATGACAAGAGTGATGCTGAAACAATTAGATGCTGAAACAAGTGAGATCC
Encoded here:
- the sppA gene encoding signal peptide peptidase SppA encodes the protein MLKAVMTLYRHRFLWLVTLFLFFPIFLSGCAIVNIPLFPSAQALQERVVEGEGSNKILLMDISGFISEKERDTSVGFREGISIVSEVKEALKKAESDDAIRGLILRINSPGGTVTASDIIHHELKLFKEKTGAKITACLMDVGASGGYYVATAADEIIAHPTTITGSIGVIALKFNVAGLLSRIGIEEETVKSGDKKDIWSPFRPSTPEEQKIMQTIIDSLHERFIGIVTDGRKPLTRKDVEKLADGRIYTADQALEAKLIDQVGYLDDAIKRIKQLSGIDKASVITYYRPGTYKGSIYSALPKAPSNIINLIAINGKGLTTPPGVHFMYLWVP